One window from the genome of Rhodococcus sp. ABRD24 encodes:
- a CDS encoding HNH endonuclease signature motif containing protein: protein MFDTGVVDGAVVDGAVVNADVSAVLAEQHARIAREQFCEIDLVTTLFVVRCEEDARAGRNEARHGEFAHVEVAGILGLTETSARRMIGLGCDLRWHLHQVRAAFQTGRIDLAKAYALSEALANVSDDKLEDIERLLLDGAARSNTSRLKDRARRLIARLDPDGARERRLRAAGDRDVRVIAGDNATSHLEGLLPAEGGRILAGRLRAMTFDVCARDPRTQAQRRADALVALAAGHTHLDCRCARPDCTARTSTPTTSTPTTSTPTTSTPTTSTPTTSAPATGGGGVGVQVLVGVDASTLLGFDDNPGYLSGYGAIDADLARELAADATWKQVLTLSAGDRARLTADLPTGPVLGIGHPLPAPECSPRSVAARTRAHRQERTYRPAAALADIVRTRDGGCRFPNCAAPATDCDLDHTVPFDHDNPDRGGLTTESNLACLCRTHHRLKTLGYWAVRHIGEGHLEWIDPTGRATVTQPHGPFCDPAMPPGLTAGLDDELLARLTDTRTLTRLNYSSAELDLDYLLDSLIPARHRHRTTPTPPTPPPPRIIDFDEPPPF, encoded by the coding sequence ATGTTCGATACCGGGGTGGTGGACGGCGCGGTGGTGGATGGCGCGGTGGTGAACGCTGATGTGTCCGCCGTGCTCGCCGAGCAGCACGCCCGCATCGCCCGTGAACAGTTCTGCGAGATCGACTTGGTGACCACACTGTTCGTGGTGCGCTGCGAGGAAGATGCGCGCGCGGGACGCAACGAGGCACGCCACGGTGAGTTCGCGCACGTCGAGGTCGCCGGCATCCTCGGTCTCACCGAGACCTCGGCGCGGCGCATGATCGGACTGGGCTGCGATCTGCGGTGGCATCTGCATCAGGTTCGTGCCGCGTTCCAAACGGGGCGGATCGACCTCGCGAAAGCGTATGCACTGTCCGAGGCGCTGGCGAACGTCTCCGACGACAAACTCGAAGACATCGAACGCCTCCTGCTCGACGGCGCGGCCCGCTCGAACACCTCCCGACTCAAGGACCGTGCCCGACGGCTGATCGCCCGACTCGACCCCGACGGCGCCCGGGAACGACGTCTCCGCGCCGCCGGGGACCGCGACGTCCGGGTGATCGCGGGCGACAATGCGACCTCGCATCTCGAGGGGCTGCTCCCCGCCGAGGGCGGCCGTATCCTCGCCGGCCGCCTCCGCGCGATGACCTTCGACGTCTGCGCCCGCGACCCCCGAACCCAGGCGCAACGCCGCGCAGATGCGCTCGTCGCCCTGGCCGCCGGCCACACCCACCTCGACTGCCGCTGCGCCCGCCCCGACTGCACCGCTCGAACCAGCACCCCAACCACCAGCACCCCAACCACCAGCACCCCGACCACCAGCACCCCAACCACCAGCACCCCAACCACCAGTGCTCCAGCCACCGGGGGCGGGGGCGTCGGGGTGCAGGTACTCGTCGGAGTGGATGCGTCGACCCTCCTCGGGTTCGACGACAACCCCGGTTACCTGTCCGGCTACGGGGCCATCGACGCCGACCTCGCCCGTGAACTCGCCGCGGATGCCACCTGGAAGCAGGTCCTCACCCTGTCCGCAGGAGATCGCGCCCGGCTGACCGCAGATCTGCCCACCGGACCGGTACTCGGTATCGGTCACCCCTTACCTGCCCCCGAGTGTTCCCCGCGCTCGGTAGCGGCAAGAACACGAGCGCACCGGCAGGAAAGAACGTATCGGCCTGCCGCCGCGTTGGCGGACATCGTCCGTACCCGCGATGGCGGATGTCGATTCCCGAACTGTGCCGCACCGGCCACCGACTGCGACCTCGACCACACGGTTCCGTTCGATCACGACAACCCCGATCGGGGCGGGCTCACCACCGAATCGAACCTGGCGTGTCTGTGCAGGACCCATCACCGACTCAAGACCCTCGGCTACTGGGCTGTCCGTCACATCGGGGAAGGCCACCTCGAATGGATCGACCCCACCGGCCGGGCCACCGTGACACAGCCACACGGACCGTTCTGCGATCCGGCAATGCCGCCCGGTCTCACCGCCGGACTCGACGACGAACTCCTCGCCCGACTCACCGACACCCGCACCCTCACCCGGCTGAACTACTCGAGCGCCGAACTCGACCTCGACTACCTACTCGACAGCCTGATCCCCGCACGCCACCGACACCGCACCACCCCGACACCCCCCACACCCCCGCCGCCGCGGATCATCGACTTCGACGAGCCCCCGCCCTTCTGA
- the pth gene encoding aminoacyl-tRNA hydrolase translates to MSDETALVVGLGNPGPQYEKTRHNIGFMVADVLAGRLGGKFSAHKRSGAEIIQGRISGRQTILAKPRSYMNLSGGAVSGLARFFSVEPSNIVVVHDELDLDFGTIRFKLGGGEGGHNGLRSISTSLGTKDYLRTRIGIGRPPGRQDPADYVLKPFSSVERKELDLVCEEAADAVELLLQIGLEAAQNRLH, encoded by the coding sequence GTGAGCGACGAGACCGCGTTGGTGGTCGGCCTGGGCAATCCGGGACCGCAGTACGAGAAGACCCGGCACAACATCGGATTCATGGTGGCCGACGTGCTCGCCGGGCGCCTCGGCGGAAAGTTCAGCGCCCACAAGCGCAGCGGTGCGGAGATCATCCAGGGGCGTATTTCCGGTCGGCAGACGATCCTGGCGAAGCCCCGCTCGTACATGAACCTCTCCGGCGGCGCCGTGTCCGGCCTCGCGCGATTCTTCTCCGTCGAGCCGTCGAACATCGTCGTCGTGCACGATGAGCTCGACCTCGATTTCGGCACCATCCGCTTCAAGCTCGGCGGCGGCGAGGGCGGACACAACGGCCTGCGCTCGATCTCGACTTCGCTGGGCACCAAGGACTACCTCCGCACCCGTATCGGTATCGGCCGTCCCCCGGGTCGACAGGATCCGGCCGACTACGTCCTCAAGCCGTTCTCCAGTGTCGAACGTAAGGAACTGGACCTCGTGTGCGAGGAAGCCGCCGACGCCGTCGAGCTGCTGCTCCAGATCGGCCTCGAGGCCGCGCAGAACCGGCTGCACTGA